The proteins below are encoded in one region of Ereboglobus luteus:
- the clcA gene encoding H(+)/Cl(-) exchange transporter ClcA — protein MRHITQDSGFGLKTEQVKRRHILVKAVIIGLVSGGLACAFRWTLMQVEHGRTGALAWLRENAHWAAGLLAAVGIGAAGCALALWLVRRFAPETSGSGIPHLKSVMLDQAEMCWWRVIPVKFAAGVIGIGAGLALGREGPTIQMGGATGQMVSRWFRVRGGEGERKALMSAGAAAGLSAAFNAPLAGVMFVLEELHGVFAPVLFVAAFVSSVVADIVCRLLLGASPVFATPSIAAPTLAALPLAAVLGLVCGFGGVAFNKVLLRSLDWFDGLRARRWPVIAIGALAGAVVGIAAWICPDVVGSGSHLAEHALGGGLKVIGVITLMMLARFALTMWSFGSGAAGGIFAPLLVIGALVGLGTGHAVHQVWPPLVEHPEIFAVIGMGGLLTAIVRAPLTSMVLIIELTGKYDFMLPVLTCSLIAYGVAEAMNCAPIYESLRLRALEKSAEIAPAA, from the coding sequence ATGCGACATATCACACAGGACTCCGGATTCGGCCTGAAGACGGAACAAGTCAAACGCCGTCACATTCTTGTGAAGGCGGTGATCATCGGCCTGGTGTCGGGCGGGCTGGCATGCGCGTTTCGCTGGACCTTGATGCAGGTGGAGCACGGACGCACCGGAGCGCTTGCATGGTTGCGGGAAAATGCGCACTGGGCGGCCGGCTTGCTGGCGGCGGTCGGCATCGGCGCGGCTGGGTGCGCGCTGGCCTTGTGGCTTGTGCGCCGTTTCGCGCCGGAAACTTCGGGCAGCGGGATTCCACACTTAAAATCCGTCATGCTCGACCAGGCGGAAATGTGCTGGTGGCGGGTGATCCCGGTCAAGTTCGCGGCGGGTGTGATCGGCATAGGCGCGGGCCTTGCGCTCGGGCGAGAGGGGCCGACAATCCAGATGGGCGGGGCGACGGGCCAAATGGTTTCGCGGTGGTTTCGCGTGCGCGGCGGCGAGGGCGAGCGCAAGGCGCTCATGAGCGCGGGCGCGGCGGCGGGTTTGTCGGCGGCGTTCAACGCGCCTCTCGCGGGCGTCATGTTTGTGCTCGAGGAACTGCACGGCGTTTTTGCGCCGGTGCTGTTTGTGGCCGCTTTTGTGTCGTCGGTTGTCGCGGACATTGTGTGCCGTCTGCTTCTCGGCGCGTCGCCTGTTTTTGCCACACCAAGCATCGCCGCGCCCACGCTGGCCGCGCTACCGCTCGCCGCCGTGCTCGGCCTGGTGTGCGGGTTTGGCGGCGTGGCGTTCAACAAAGTGCTGCTTCGCAGCCTGGACTGGTTCGACGGTCTGCGTGCGCGCCGCTGGCCCGTGATCGCAATCGGCGCGCTTGCGGGCGCGGTGGTCGGGATCGCGGCATGGATTTGCCCCGATGTAGTCGGATCGGGTTCGCATCTCGCCGAGCACGCGCTGGGCGGCGGGCTCAAAGTGATCGGCGTCATCACCCTGATGATGCTGGCGCGTTTTGCGCTGACGATGTGGAGCTTTGGCTCGGGCGCGGCGGGCGGCATTTTCGCGCCGCTGCTTGTAATCGGCGCGCTCGTCGGGCTCGGAACGGGACACGCGGTGCATCAAGTGTGGCCCCCGCTTGTCGAGCATCCGGAAATTTTTGCGGTGATTGGCATGGGAGGACTGCTGACGGCCATCGTGCGCGCGCCGCTCACGAGCATGGTGCTGATTATCGAGCTGACCGGAAAATACGATTTTATGCTGCCGGTGCTGACCTGCTCGCTGATCGCATACGGCGTGGCCGAGGCGATGAATTGCGCGCCGATCTACGAATCGTTGCGCCTGCGCGCGCTGGAAAAGTCCGCTGAAATCGCACCCGCCGCGTGA
- a CDS encoding RNA polymerase sigma factor gives MKPEPSNHEQSRTTNANDFARAIVNEYQGPLTRYATRFLGDADRARDVVQDTFMRLMERPVGEVDGHLAEWLFTVCRHRALDILRKEARMSRFEEGQIERVATDDPRPGRALEHEEAHTAMLRLIDGLPASQQEVIRLKFQNGFSYKEISRITDLSVSHVGVLIHNAVQRLRADFAAQKS, from the coding sequence ATGAAACCGGAGCCATCCAACCATGAGCAATCACGCACCACAAATGCGAACGACTTTGCGCGCGCAATCGTCAACGAATACCAGGGCCCGCTCACGCGCTACGCCACCCGCTTCCTCGGCGACGCCGACCGGGCGCGCGACGTCGTGCAGGACACCTTCATGCGCCTCATGGAGCGTCCGGTTGGCGAGGTGGACGGACATCTCGCCGAATGGCTTTTCACTGTCTGCCGCCACCGCGCGCTCGACATTCTTAGAAAGGAGGCCCGCATGAGCCGCTTTGAGGAAGGCCAGATCGAACGCGTCGCAACCGACGATCCGCGCCCCGGCCGCGCCCTCGAGCACGAGGAGGCCCACACCGCCATGCTGCGCCTCATCGACGGCCTGCCCGCCAGCCAGCAGGAGGTCATCCGCCTGAAGTTCCAAAACGGATTCAGCTACAAGGAAATCAGCCGCATCACCGACCTCTCGGTCAGCCACGTCGGCGTCCTCATCCACAACGCCGTGCAACGCCTCCGCGCCGACTTCGCCGCGCAAAAATCGTAA
- a CDS encoding LytR/AlgR family response regulator transcription factor translates to MIKALIIDDERLARAELRDLLQAHPEVDIVGEAGNAAQARELIAKHKPSLIFLDVQMPEETGFDLLVSLGENAPRVIFTTAYDSHALRAFEFAAKDYLLKPISPARLATAIDRLVPDDHAAADDSPSPDDPAGASAPTFGASDRILVGDGDHLAFVVVESIRGAESIGAHTVLWLDKGTAVVKRSLSSLEARLPAALFFRANRAQLINLRHITAVEPWFSGSLMITLDNGKKIDLSRRQARLFRERQTL, encoded by the coding sequence ATGATCAAAGCCCTCATCATCGACGACGAACGTCTCGCGCGCGCCGAGTTGCGCGACCTGCTCCAGGCCCATCCCGAAGTGGACATTGTGGGCGAGGCGGGCAACGCTGCGCAGGCGCGCGAACTCATCGCAAAACACAAACCCTCGCTCATCTTTCTCGACGTGCAAATGCCCGAGGAAACCGGCTTCGACCTGCTCGTCTCGCTCGGTGAAAATGCGCCGCGAGTCATCTTCACCACGGCATACGATTCGCATGCGCTGCGCGCGTTCGAGTTTGCCGCCAAGGATTATCTTTTGAAGCCCATCTCGCCCGCGCGCCTGGCGACGGCCATCGACCGCCTCGTGCCCGACGACCACGCCGCCGCGGATGATTCCCCCTCGCCCGACGACCCTGCGGGTGCTTCCGCGCCGACGTTCGGCGCAAGCGACCGCATCCTTGTCGGCGACGGTGATCATCTCGCGTTTGTCGTGGTCGAGAGCATTCGCGGCGCCGAGTCGATCGGCGCGCACACGGTGCTTTGGCTCGATAAAGGCACGGCCGTCGTCAAACGCTCCCTCAGCTCGCTTGAGGCGCGCTTGCCGGCCGCGCTCTTTTTTCGTGCCAACCGCGCCCAGCTCATCAACCTCCGGCACATCACCGCGGTGGAACCCTGGTTTAGCGGCAGCCTCATGATCACCCTGGACAACGGCAAAAAAATCGACCTTTCGCGGCGACAGGCCCGCCTCTTCCGGGAACGACAAACCCTTTGA
- a CDS encoding ABC transporter ATP-binding protein, whose translation MSDSIRAKRIRRTPMLTVRNLTKSFTTPEGAKVRVIDVADFHIDPGDQIALRGESGSGKTTFLHLIAGILRPNSGVITIDGVEMTALGESRRDALRAAKIGYIFQAFNLLQGHTVLENVLLGMSFAPGGADGVRARAMLDRVGLSHRLQHFPRELSTGQQQRVAVARALANRPKLVIADEPTGNLDNRNTAGALDLMKDTCRECGAALLLVSHDDATLARFDNVRDFTEINRMDNASRTPWGQPRKSGEAPSRIVE comes from the coding sequence ATGAGCGACAGTATTCGCGCAAAACGCATCCGCCGCACACCCATGCTCACCGTCCGCAATCTCACCAAAAGTTTCACAACGCCCGAGGGCGCCAAGGTGCGTGTCATCGACGTGGCGGACTTCCACATCGATCCCGGCGACCAGATCGCGTTGCGCGGCGAAAGCGGATCGGGCAAGACCACATTTCTGCACCTCATCGCCGGAATCCTGCGCCCCAACAGCGGCGTCATCACAATCGACGGCGTCGAGATGACCGCGCTCGGCGAGTCGCGACGCGACGCCCTCCGCGCTGCCAAGATCGGCTACATTTTCCAGGCGTTCAATTTGCTGCAAGGGCACACGGTCCTTGAAAATGTCCTGCTCGGCATGTCGTTCGCGCCGGGCGGGGCGGACGGCGTCCGCGCGCGCGCGATGCTCGACCGCGTGGGCCTTTCGCACCGCCTGCAACATTTTCCGCGCGAGCTTTCGACCGGGCAGCAGCAGCGCGTCGCCGTGGCGCGCGCGCTCGCGAACCGCCCCAAGCTCGTCATCGCCGACGAGCCGACCGGCAACCTCGACAACCGCAACACCGCCGGCGCGCTTGATCTCATGAAGGACACTTGCCGCGAGTGCGGCGCGGCGCTCCTCCTCGTGAGCCATGACGACGCCACGCTCGCGCGCTTCGACAACGTGCGCGACTTCACCGAAATCAACCGCATGGACAACGCCTCGCGCACTCCCTGGGGCCAGCCGCGCAAATCCGGCGAGGCACCCTCGCGCATCGTGGAATAA
- a CDS encoding YfbK domain-containing protein, with amino-acid sequence MKHNDNNHSSDNTPAPQFSADDPRLTAYALGEMDAAERAVFETEIAGNPAAQAAVAEIRALAGQLETVFAAEPATEQKTVPITPEQIEDWRAAREAEAQEARKRAKKPFRFPYFLVAGLATACFAVAFFTILKPAHDSQQAEKLARKKEQTIYVSLPVEAESRAKEATGAPALAVPAPTWPTGIDAGIKTALLADVHLEDPILTTGVTSASKPRMHFSTGEVTYQANSSSTTVGNTITSTDFFTDSPSSSVGGYIPRITFGNDHARHVSVGGLDPKYRFSIANGTASTARWGVRTHAHRNPHAESYTRYADNGFLGTTENPLSTFSADIDTASYTNVRRFLNRGQRPPVDAVRVEEMINYFAYNYAPPAKESGAPFAATMEVAAAPWNPEHRLVRIGIKGREVADDSRPPANLVFLLDVSGSMDEPNKLPLVKESMRMLVNRLRPSDRIAIVTYANTIDLALPSTAVSEKTKILDTLDALRATGGTNGGKGIQLAYEIAKANFLKEGANRVILCTDGDFNIGVTSNDELATMIEEKAKSGVFLSVLGFGMGNLKDSRLQTLANKGNGNHGYIDNRAEARRLLVEQTAGTLVTIAKDVKLQVEFNPAQAAAYRLIGYEKRLLAKEDFNNDKADAGEIGAGHTVTALYEVIPAKSAAEAPLATSAETDAPASTVDPLKYQTQTVVTTAPKLELKGELLTLKIRYKAPSADMSNKIEFTLEDKGVAFDEASPDFKFTCSVAAFAMLLRNSPDKGVATYDSVLEWAEPGMTGATGAELERRGEFTDLVRRAKQIATN; translated from the coding sequence ATGAAACACAACGACAACAACCACTCTTCCGACAACACGCCCGCGCCCCAATTCTCCGCCGACGACCCGCGCCTCACCGCCTACGCCCTCGGCGAAATGGACGCCGCCGAACGCGCCGTCTTCGAAACCGAAATCGCCGGCAACCCCGCCGCGCAAGCCGCCGTCGCCGAAATCCGCGCCCTCGCCGGGCAACTCGAAACCGTCTTCGCCGCCGAACCCGCGACGGAGCAAAAAACCGTGCCCATCACCCCCGAGCAAATCGAGGACTGGCGCGCCGCCCGCGAAGCCGAGGCACAAGAAGCGCGCAAGCGCGCGAAAAAACCGTTTCGTTTCCCGTATTTCCTCGTCGCCGGACTGGCGACCGCGTGTTTCGCAGTGGCGTTTTTCACGATTCTGAAACCGGCGCACGATTCCCAACAGGCAGAAAAACTTGCCAGGAAAAAAGAGCAGACAATCTATGTATCGCTGCCTGTTGAAGCTGAATCCCGCGCGAAAGAGGCAACCGGCGCTCCTGCACTCGCAGTCCCCGCACCAACTTGGCCAACCGGCATTGATGCTGGCATAAAAACTGCGCTACTAGCAGACGTTCATTTGGAAGACCCAATTTTGACTACCGGAGTGACAAGTGCCAGCAAACCACGAATGCATTTTTCCACTGGCGAGGTGACCTATCAGGCAAACTCTAGTTCAACCACAGTCGGAAATACCATCACATCAACAGACTTTTTTACTGATTCGCCCAGCAGCTCAGTCGGCGGATACATACCTCGCATTACCTTCGGCAATGACCATGCCCGTCATGTTAGCGTTGGCGGCTTGGATCCCAAATACAGATTTTCCATCGCAAATGGCACCGCTAGCACTGCCAGATGGGGTGTTCGCACTCATGCGCATCGAAACCCCCACGCCGAATCCTACACCCGCTACGCCGACAATGGCTTTCTCGGCACCACTGAAAATCCGCTCTCGACCTTCTCCGCCGACATCGACACGGCCAGCTACACAAACGTCCGCCGATTCCTCAATCGCGGACAGCGCCCGCCAGTCGACGCCGTGCGCGTCGAGGAGATGATAAACTACTTCGCCTACAACTACGCGCCGCCCGCGAAGGAAAGCGGCGCGCCCTTCGCCGCCACGATGGAAGTCGCCGCCGCGCCCTGGAATCCCGAGCATCGCCTCGTGCGCATCGGCATCAAGGGCCGCGAAGTCGCCGACGATTCGCGCCCGCCCGCCAACCTCGTTTTCCTGCTCGATGTCTCCGGCTCGATGGACGAACCCAACAAACTCCCGCTCGTGAAGGAATCCATGCGCATGCTCGTCAACCGCCTGCGCCCAAGCGACCGCATCGCCATCGTCACCTACGCAAACACGATCGACCTCGCCCTGCCCTCCACGGCGGTGAGCGAGAAAACCAAAATCCTCGACACCCTCGACGCCCTCCGCGCCACCGGCGGCACCAACGGCGGCAAGGGCATCCAGCTCGCCTATGAAATTGCCAAGGCCAACTTCCTCAAGGAGGGCGCCAACCGCGTCATTCTCTGCACAGATGGAGATTTTAACATCGGCGTCACCAGCAACGACGAGCTCGCCACCATGATCGAGGAAAAGGCCAAAAGCGGCGTCTTCCTTTCCGTCCTCGGATTCGGCATGGGCAACCTCAAGGACTCCCGGCTCCAGACACTCGCCAACAAAGGCAACGGCAACCACGGCTACATCGACAACCGCGCCGAGGCCCGCCGCCTCCTCGTCGAGCAAACCGCCGGCACTCTCGTCACCATCGCCAAGGACGTGAAACTCCAAGTCGAGTTCAATCCCGCGCAGGCCGCCGCGTATCGGCTTATTGGATACGAAAAACGCCTCCTTGCGAAAGAGGATTTCAACAACGACAAAGCTGACGCCGGTGAAATCGGCGCGGGCCACACCGTCACCGCCCTCTACGAGGTAATCCCCGCAAAATCCGCCGCGGAGGCGCCGCTTGCGACGTCCGCCGAAACCGACGCTCCCGCATCAACCGTCGATCCCCTCAAATACCAGACCCAAACCGTCGTCACCACCGCGCCCAAGCTCGAACTCAAGGGAGAGCTTCTCACCCTGAAAATCCGCTACAAGGCGCCGAGTGCCGACATGAGCAACAAAATCGAGTTCACGCTCGAGGACAAAGGCGTGGCATTTGACGAGGCCAGTCCCGACTTCAAGTTCACCTGTTCGGTCGCCGCCTTCGCGATGCTGCTTCGCAACTCGCCCGACAAGGGCGTGGCGACCTACGACAGCGTCCTCGAATGGGCCGAACCCGGCATGACCGGCGCAACCGGCGCCGAGCTCGAACGCCGCGGCGAATTCACCGACCTCGTCCGCCGCGCCAAACAGATCGCGACGAACTGA
- the nadB gene encoding L-aspartate oxidase has protein sequence MTHNFDVLVVGTGIAGLSFALKTARAGLSVALLTKKNKAESNTNHAQGGIAVVMSQTDDFEAHVRDTLVAGDGLCNEKAVREIVRDGPERVRELIDLGLEFSRDKSGAFDLGREGGHSARRILHVKDMTGKAVEEALLRAIANEKRIKLLEHFFAIDVVTSGKLRLGGANRIAGLYALNVRKRRVEAFHAPVVVLSTGGAGQVYRYTTNPGIATGDGIAMAYRAGVEVRNMEFIQFHPTALYSLKGERFLISEAVRGEGAILRNADGVAFMKRYHKMADLAPRDIVARAIDAEMKKSGAPHVWLDITHRDRAFLRGRFPQIFETCLALGIDISRDKIPVVPAAHYTCGGVATNLSAETSLPGLYACGEVACTGLHGANRLASNSLLEAVVLAHRGALSVIKYIGALQREKRKRAASPKIPAWRDLGGGDEDERVVISHNWDELRSTMWDYVSILRTSKRLARARRRIANLAHETHEYYWNFSVDSRLLELRNLIQVAELVVKCAQQRKESRGLHAIVDYPRKLKTARDSRARSRSGNPRQMKA, from the coding sequence ATGACTCATAACTTCGACGTCCTTGTTGTCGGCACCGGAATCGCCGGGCTGAGCTTTGCGCTGAAAACCGCGCGCGCCGGCCTCTCGGTGGCGCTTCTCACCAAGAAAAACAAGGCCGAGTCCAACACCAACCACGCGCAGGGCGGCATCGCCGTCGTGATGTCGCAAACGGACGACTTCGAGGCGCATGTGCGCGACACGCTCGTGGCGGGCGACGGGTTGTGCAACGAAAAGGCCGTGCGCGAAATCGTCCGCGACGGCCCCGAGCGCGTCCGCGAGTTGATCGACTTGGGGCTGGAGTTTTCGCGCGACAAATCGGGCGCGTTCGACCTCGGGCGCGAGGGCGGCCACAGCGCGCGGCGCATCCTGCACGTCAAGGACATGACCGGCAAGGCGGTCGAGGAGGCGCTGCTGCGCGCGATCGCGAACGAAAAACGCATCAAGCTGCTCGAGCACTTTTTTGCAATCGACGTCGTCACATCGGGCAAGCTCCGGCTCGGCGGCGCCAATCGCATCGCCGGCCTCTACGCGCTCAATGTGCGCAAGCGCCGCGTCGAGGCGTTTCACGCGCCCGTCGTCGTGCTCTCGACCGGCGGCGCGGGCCAGGTCTACCGCTACACGACAAATCCCGGCATCGCCACGGGCGACGGCATCGCGATGGCGTATCGCGCGGGCGTCGAGGTGCGCAACATGGAGTTCATCCAGTTTCACCCGACCGCGCTCTACTCGCTGAAAGGCGAGCGCTTTCTTATCAGCGAGGCGGTGCGCGGCGAGGGCGCGATCCTGCGCAATGCCGATGGTGTGGCGTTCATGAAACGCTACCACAAAATGGCCGACCTCGCGCCGCGCGACATCGTGGCGCGCGCCATCGACGCCGAGATGAAAAAATCCGGCGCGCCCCATGTGTGGCTCGACATCACGCATCGCGACAGGGCGTTTCTGCGCGGTCGATTCCCGCAAATTTTTGAGACATGCCTCGCGCTCGGCATCGACATCTCCCGCGATAAAATCCCCGTCGTGCCCGCCGCGCACTACACTTGCGGAGGCGTGGCCACCAATCTCTCCGCCGAAACCTCGCTGCCCGGGCTCTACGCCTGCGGCGAGGTGGCCTGCACCGGCCTGCACGGCGCGAACCGGCTCGCCAGCAATTCGCTGCTCGAGGCCGTCGTGCTCGCGCATCGCGGCGCGCTTTCCGTCATCAAATACATCGGCGCGCTCCAGCGCGAAAAGCGCAAACGCGCCGCGAGCCCGAAGATTCCCGCGTGGCGCGACCTCGGCGGCGGCGACGAGGACGAGCGCGTGGTCATCTCGCACAACTGGGACGAGCTTCGCTCCACGATGTGGGATTACGTGAGCATCCTGCGCACATCGAAGCGGCTCGCGCGCGCCCGGCGCCGCATCGCCAACCTCGCGCACGAAACGCACGAGTATTACTGGAATTTTTCCGTCGATTCGCGCCTGCTCGAACTGCGCAACTTGATACAAGTCGCCGAACTCGTCGTGAAGTGCGCGCAGCAGCGTAAGGAAAGCCGCGGACTGCACGCGATCGTCGATTACCCGAGAAAACTGAAAACCGCGCGCGACTCCCGCGCGCGCAGCAGAAGCGGAAATCCCCGCCAGATGAAGGCCTGA
- a CDS encoding ABC transporter permease: MTIPLIIYRSLRQHALSTLVTAASIALATGLLMTVWMVRAQSQRAFLETSTSFDGVLAARGSELQIVLNAIFHMESSPGNISVADYERVKKHPAVKAAIPVATGDNHKGWRIVGTVPELFTDVEYTSGKKFALAHGKVFSPGAHSREALAGSFAAAQLGLSVGSVFRPSHGLAHAPDREHDEEYRITGVLAPTNTPADRVIWIPLEGVQHMAGHAESSRSELSAVLVQLRAPSAGFALDQYYNKQGERLTFAYPTSAIIADFFNKIGWFDRVLALVAFVVVLVAAGSVLASIYASMSTRQRDIAILRALGARRGTVFGGMVLEAMVIGALGAACGFAIYFVLMTGAAELIREQTGVVISVAAWHAVLVWCPLGMIALGALGGIIPAVKAYRVPVAETLSPLS, translated from the coding sequence ATGACCATCCCGCTCATCATTTACCGCAGCCTCCGCCAGCACGCGCTTTCGACGCTTGTCACCGCGGCCAGCATCGCGCTGGCGACCGGCCTGCTCATGACGGTGTGGATGGTGAGGGCGCAATCGCAACGCGCGTTCTTGGAGACCAGCACGAGTTTCGACGGCGTGCTCGCCGCGCGCGGTTCGGAATTGCAGATCGTGCTCAACGCCATTTTTCACATGGAGTCCTCGCCCGGAAACATTTCGGTCGCCGACTACGAGCGGGTCAAAAAACATCCCGCGGTGAAGGCGGCCATACCGGTCGCCACCGGTGACAATCACAAGGGCTGGCGCATCGTTGGCACGGTGCCGGAACTGTTCACGGATGTGGAATACACGAGCGGGAAAAAATTCGCGCTCGCGCATGGAAAAGTTTTTTCGCCGGGCGCGCATTCGCGCGAGGCGCTGGCCGGCAGTTTCGCGGCCGCGCAACTCGGGCTCTCCGTCGGCTCGGTGTTTCGCCCTAGTCACGGCCTCGCCCATGCGCCCGATCGCGAGCACGACGAGGAATACAGGATCACCGGCGTCCTCGCGCCGACCAACACGCCCGCCGACCGCGTGATCTGGATTCCGCTCGAGGGCGTGCAACACATGGCGGGGCACGCCGAGTCGTCGCGCTCGGAGTTGAGCGCGGTGCTTGTGCAGCTGCGCGCGCCGTCGGCGGGATTTGCGCTCGACCAGTATTACAACAAGCAGGGCGAGCGCCTCACGTTTGCCTATCCGACGAGCGCGATCATCGCGGATTTTTTCAACAAGATCGGCTGGTTTGACCGCGTGCTGGCGCTGGTGGCGTTTGTTGTCGTCCTAGTCGCGGCGGGCTCCGTGCTCGCGAGCATCTACGCGTCGATGAGCACGAGGCAGCGCGACATCGCGATCCTGCGCGCGCTTGGCGCCCGTCGCGGCACGGTGTTTGGCGGCATGGTGCTGGAGGCGATGGTGATTGGCGCGCTCGGCGCGGCGTGCGGCTTTGCCATATATTTTGTGTTGATGACGGGCGCGGCGGAATTGATTCGCGAGCAAACGGGCGTCGTCATTTCCGTGGCCGCGTGGCATGCGGTTCTGGTGTGGTGCCCGCTCGGCATGATCGCGCTCGGCGCGCTCGGCGGAATCATCCCCGCGGTAAAGGCCTACCGCGTGCCCGTGGCCGAAACACTCTCGCCATTGTCGTGA
- a CDS encoding YrbL family protein, with the protein MSQDITHLPLKLSHRTPIAVGGHRMIYAHPHNDSLVLKVPKPEFRQRTQASQSFWRRHFDRFKYYSDTAREAIEHMACYAANEARPPFLQRFYGFLETDLGLASVSGAERDEEGNYALNFTQIIKQGKFDKKVRAALEEFAVAFVANDVVVGDLRPDNMVYSFDRETSRMRFVIIDGIGDKNAIKLCSYFRFYNRMSKRKRIKFLRKQINWLLSENAGAKNEIERVDDRAMSSMTS; encoded by the coding sequence ATGTCACAAGACATCACACATCTGCCTTTAAAACTGAGCCATCGCACCCCGATTGCAGTGGGCGGGCACCGCATGATCTACGCGCACCCGCACAACGATTCGCTTGTGCTGAAAGTGCCGAAGCCGGAGTTCCGGCAAAGGACGCAGGCCTCGCAATCATTTTGGCGGCGTCATTTTGACCGTTTCAAATATTACAGCGACACCGCGCGCGAGGCCATCGAGCATATGGCATGTTACGCGGCAAACGAGGCGCGGCCTCCTTTCTTGCAGCGTTTTTATGGATTTTTGGAAACCGATTTGGGCCTCGCCTCGGTGAGCGGAGCCGAGCGCGACGAGGAAGGAAACTACGCGCTGAATTTCACGCAGATCATCAAGCAGGGAAAGTTCGACAAAAAAGTGCGCGCCGCGTTGGAGGAGTTTGCCGTGGCGTTTGTCGCCAACGACGTCGTGGTGGGCGATCTGCGCCCGGATAACATGGTGTATTCCTTTGATCGCGAAACGAGCCGCATGCGCTTTGTGATAATCGACGGCATCGGCGATAAAAACGCCATCAAGCTTTGCAGCTATTTCCGTTTCTACAACCGGATGTCCAAGCGCAAAAGAATCAAGTTCCTGAGGAAGCAAATAAACTGGCTGCTCTCGGAGAACGCCGGGGCGAAAAATGAGATCGAGCGCGTGGATGACCGCGCGATGAGTTCGATGACCTCGTGA